In Apium graveolens cultivar Ventura chromosome 10, ASM990537v1, whole genome shotgun sequence, the following are encoded in one genomic region:
- the LOC141689297 gene encoding HVA22-like protein e translates to MAGSRLWTLVTYVHTLAGPATMLMYPLYASVLAMETTTKLDDEQWLAYWILYSFLTLLEMLLEPVLEWIPIWYDVKLIFVAWMVLPQFRGAAFIYRKVVREKLFKAYGDGAIRPKTYEDDAVHSTKKSPNSSKLKKLISFSSPKKGKQGAT, encoded by the exons ATGGCCGGAAGCCGTCTATGGACTCTGGTCACTTATGTCCACACCCTAGCCGG GCCAGCCACCATGTTGATGTATCCCCT ATATGCGTCAGTATTAGCAATGGAAACGACCACAAAGCTGGATGATGAGCAGTGGCTTGCATACTGGATCCTCTATTCCTTCCTCACTCTCCTCGAAATGCTATTAGAACCTGTCTTGGAATG GATTCCAATATGGTACGACGTAAAATTAATATTTGTGGCATGGATGGTATTGCCACAGTTCAGAGGAGCTGCTTTCATTTACCGGAAGGTTGTGAGGGAGAAACTGTTTAAGGCATATGGAGACGGAGCAATCCGTCCTAAGACATATGAAGACGATGCAGTACATTCTACCAAAAAGTCTCCCAACTCCTCCAAGCTCAAGAAGTtgatttcattttcttcaccaaAAAA GGGGAAACAGGGGGCTACTTGA
- the LOC141692680 gene encoding palmitoyl-acyl carrier protein thioesterase, chloroplastic-like — protein MALMNNAATYLNPEHCCKPKQNNMCTAMQILRPDSFRILRNPMVSGPRLMVKASGKSSKSIDMINGKKVNGIHVNGGSSQLGQKRFCEILKDDDEEPEKTCLPGGRFLEGRLVFRQTFVIRSYEIGPDKTATMETLMNLLQETALNHVRRSGLAGNGFGATHEMSLRKLIWVVTRINIQVDKYSSWGDVIEIDTWVDAAGKNGMRRDWIIRDFNSQKIITRATSTWVIMNRETRRLSKIPEEVKREVEPFHLNRVAIAVEDIDSEKIEKLNNDTADRIKSGLAPRWSDMDANQHVNNVKYIGWILESVPMHVLEDYNLSSLTLEYRRECRQSNMLDSLTSMKTLSSNQTNSDTLQTKSSTSSENNRTSEKLKCTHLLRMETDHAEIVRARSTWQPKQHPSM, from the exons ATGGCTTTAATGAACAATGCTGCTACATATTTGAATCCAGAGCATTGCTGTAAGCCCAAGCAGAACAATATGTGCACGGCCATGCAGATTTTAAGACCTGATTCCTTTCGGATTTTACGGAATCCGATGGTATCGGGTCCACGGTTGATGGTAAAGGCCAGTGGTAAAAGTTCTAAGAGCATTGACATGATCAATGGGAAAAAGGTTAATGGAATTCATGTGAATGGTGGGAGTTCACAGCTAGGACAAAAAAGATTTTGCGAAATCCTGAAAGATGATGACGAGGAGCCCGAGAAGACGTGTCTTCCAGGTGGCAGATTTTTAGAAGGTCGCCTGGTTTTTCGACAAACATTTGTTATCAGGTCCTATGAAATTGGCCCTGATAAGACTGCTACCATGGAAACTTTGATGAATTTACTTCAG GAGACAGCTCTTAATCATGTTCGGAGATCAGGTCTTGCTGGGAATGGATTTGGAGCAACTCATGAGATGAGCCTGAGGAAACTTATTTGGGTTGTTACTCGCATTAACATCCAGGTCGACAAATACAGCTCCTG GGGAGATGTTATTGAGATTGATACATGGGTTGATGCGGCAGGAAAGAATGGTATGCGTAGAGACTGGATCATACGCGATTTTAACTCTCAAAAGATCATTACCAGAGCTACAAG TACATGGGTCATAATGAATAGAGAAACAAGGAGGCTGAGTAAAATTCCTGAAGAAGTAAAGCGAGAAGTTGAACCATTTCATTTGAACAGAGTAGCAATTGCAGTGGAAGATATCGATTCTGAGAAGATCGAAAAACTTAACAATGACACTGCTGATAGAATTAAATCTGGTCTAGCT CCAAGATGGAGCGACATGGATGCTAATCAACATGTAAATAATGTCAAATACATCGGATGGATTCTCGAG AGTGTACCAATGCATGTGCTAGAAGATTACAATCTGAGCAGCTTGACGCTGGAGTATAGGAGAGAATGCAGGCAATCCAACATGCTAGACTCCTTGACAAGTATGAAAACACTGTCTTCCAACCAAACTAATTCAGACACACTTCAAACTAAGTCTAGTACCAGTAGTGAAAATAATCGAACTTCAGAAAAACTAAAGTGCACACACTTGCTTCGTATGGAGACCGATCATGCAGAGATTGTCCGAGCAAGATCAACATGGCAACCAAAACAACATCCCTCAATGTAG
- the LOC141693712 gene encoding heavy metal-associated isoprenylated plant protein 7-like isoform X2, giving the protein MGEEEKKVEEKKMEETKEEEKPKKAEESENKEEGKPKQEKANDEAKAEETPKAPPPPPPPQEIVLRVYMHCEGCAKKVRKCLKGFEGVEDVKTDCKTHKVVVKGEKADPLKVLARVQTKSHRQVDLLSPIPPPPAEPKKPEEIEIPKPPEKKEELQVITVVLKVHMHCEACAEEIKKRIERMKGVENADPDLKASQVTVKGAFDPSELVEYVYKRTGKHAIVVKQEPEKKKEEAKGNEEAKEDKKGDEGGDKDGKKTEEAPAPEAAKDVKDKKEESEKEAAKPEETEPPSDNEEPPMEVMELKKNEFFYYYPPQNYQIYPPRVASEMFSYPPAPQMFSDENPNACSVM; this is encoded by the exons ATGGGGGAG GAAGAAAAAAAGGTTGAGGAGAAGAAAATGGAGGAGACCAAAGAGGAGGAGAAGCCAAAGAAGGCGGAGGAAAGTGAAAACAAAGAAGAGGGAAAACCGAAACAAGAGAAAGCAAATGATGAGGCGAAAGCTGAGGAAACACCAAAAGCGCCTCCACCACCTCCACCACCTCAAGAGATTGTGCTTAGAGTTTACATGCATTGTGAAGGTTGTGCTAAAAAAGTCCGGAAATGTCTCAAGGGCTTTGAAG GTGTTGAAGATGTTAAGACTGATTGCAAGACTCATAAGGTTGTGGTGAAAGGTGAAAAGGCGGATCCACTTAAAGTGTTGGCTAGGGTTCAGACCAAGAGCCACCGTCAAGTCGACCTCCTTTCTCCGATCCCTCCACCGCCGGCCGAACCTAAAAAGCCGGAGGAGATAGAAATTCCCAAACCCCCAGAGAAAAAAGAAGAG CTTCAGGTAATTACAGTGGTGTTAAAAGTACACATGCATTGTGAAGCTTGCGCTGAAGAAATCAAGAAACGTATTGAGCGAATGAAAG GGGTTGAGAATGCAGACCCGGATCTAAAAGCCTCACAAGTCACTGTCAAAGGAGCATTCGACCCCTCAGAATTGGTTGAATATGTGTACAAAAGAACTGGAAAGCATGCAATTGTTGTGAAGCAAGAACCTGAGAAAAAGAAGGAAGAGGCCAAGGGCAATGAAGAAGCTAAAGAAGATAAGAAAGGCGATGAAGGTGGTGACAAGGACGGGAAGAAAACTGAAGAGGCACCAGCTCCGGAAGCGGCCAAAGATGTCAAAGACAAGAAGGAAGAAAGCGAGAAAGAGGCCGCAAAGCCAGAGGAGACTGAGCCACCTTCTGACAATGAGGAGCCCCCAATGGAGGTAATGGAGCTGAAGAAGAATGAGTTTTTCTATTACTATCCTCCACAAAATTACCAAATTTACCCTCCAAGGGTGGCCAGTGAAATGTTCTCTTACCCTCCTGCACCACAGATGTTCAGTGACGAGAACCCTAATGCCTGCTCTGTTATGTAA
- the LOC141693712 gene encoding heavy metal-associated isoprenylated plant protein 7-like isoform X1 has product MILQEEKKVEEKKMEETKEEEKPKKAEESENKEEGKPKQEKANDEAKAEETPKAPPPPPPPQEIVLRVYMHCEGCAKKVRKCLKGFEGVEDVKTDCKTHKVVVKGEKADPLKVLARVQTKSHRQVDLLSPIPPPPAEPKKPEEIEIPKPPEKKEELQVITVVLKVHMHCEACAEEIKKRIERMKGVENADPDLKASQVTVKGAFDPSELVEYVYKRTGKHAIVVKQEPEKKKEEAKGNEEAKEDKKGDEGGDKDGKKTEEAPAPEAAKDVKDKKEESEKEAAKPEETEPPSDNEEPPMEVMELKKNEFFYYYPPQNYQIYPPRVASEMFSYPPAPQMFSDENPNACSVM; this is encoded by the exons ATGATTTTGCAGGAAGAAAAAAAGGTTGAGGAGAAGAAAATGGAGGAGACCAAAGAGGAGGAGAAGCCAAAGAAGGCGGAGGAAAGTGAAAACAAAGAAGAGGGAAAACCGAAACAAGAGAAAGCAAATGATGAGGCGAAAGCTGAGGAAACACCAAAAGCGCCTCCACCACCTCCACCACCTCAAGAGATTGTGCTTAGAGTTTACATGCATTGTGAAGGTTGTGCTAAAAAAGTCCGGAAATGTCTCAAGGGCTTTGAAG GTGTTGAAGATGTTAAGACTGATTGCAAGACTCATAAGGTTGTGGTGAAAGGTGAAAAGGCGGATCCACTTAAAGTGTTGGCTAGGGTTCAGACCAAGAGCCACCGTCAAGTCGACCTCCTTTCTCCGATCCCTCCACCGCCGGCCGAACCTAAAAAGCCGGAGGAGATAGAAATTCCCAAACCCCCAGAGAAAAAAGAAGAG CTTCAGGTAATTACAGTGGTGTTAAAAGTACACATGCATTGTGAAGCTTGCGCTGAAGAAATCAAGAAACGTATTGAGCGAATGAAAG GGGTTGAGAATGCAGACCCGGATCTAAAAGCCTCACAAGTCACTGTCAAAGGAGCATTCGACCCCTCAGAATTGGTTGAATATGTGTACAAAAGAACTGGAAAGCATGCAATTGTTGTGAAGCAAGAACCTGAGAAAAAGAAGGAAGAGGCCAAGGGCAATGAAGAAGCTAAAGAAGATAAGAAAGGCGATGAAGGTGGTGACAAGGACGGGAAGAAAACTGAAGAGGCACCAGCTCCGGAAGCGGCCAAAGATGTCAAAGACAAGAAGGAAGAAAGCGAGAAAGAGGCCGCAAAGCCAGAGGAGACTGAGCCACCTTCTGACAATGAGGAGCCCCCAATGGAGGTAATGGAGCTGAAGAAGAATGAGTTTTTCTATTACTATCCTCCACAAAATTACCAAATTTACCCTCCAAGGGTGGCCAGTGAAATGTTCTCTTACCCTCCTGCACCACAGATGTTCAGTGACGAGAACCCTAATGCCTGCTCTGTTATGTAA